The stretch of DNA TGAATAAGAAATAACTACTTAATTacttcaactaaaattttttacCGAGATGtcgtatttattttattttgtgtcaaaacatgaagaacacatattaaatatttttttaaaaaaaatttgaacattaaaattttaaaattatatataagaaataataaaattataaataaaatatatctcgGGCATTGCGCGAGCCTACTTCTAGTTTATTATAAGATTAGGAATCAACACCAACAAACTCATACTGATTACAACACCTGCATAATATTAGTATAATAATTatgatgattttggtttagttAGTTCACGACTGTTTATGGGAAAGTAGAGGGAAAAATAACCCCGTTACCCgttatttcaaaatttgatataaagaaatattttaaagaatattaatgTGATGCTTCTTTACTTTTAGTGTTTCACGACTTGTATTTTAGTGTTTAATTTGCAGTTCTATAGGAAGTTAAACCGTATAAGCATATACTAGTATTTGACAttgcaataacaaaaaaaaaagattagtagtataaaaacaaaaatataaacttaaaaaaaaattacgaccATTGAATTTTTCAACATTGACTTTAATTAAATTTGCTATAACATTATTTCAATTCAGATAGAATTTATGGCGGCTGAACAAGAGAAGTGTAGAATCAAGATACGACACATAGAAGACAAGTCATAAAGTATTACTAGTACGTAGAACAAGTATATAAGATTGATTGGGAGAATAGGTTAAAAGATTCTCGTGATCtcaggggaagaagaagaagaagaagaagcagagagaatgGATTCGAGGGAGCAGGGCTTGCTTGTGGTGAGCGATGGAGAAGAAGTAAACAGGAAAGATGGGTTtttgaaggagatgaagaggCTTGGTTACATCGCTGGTCCCATGGTTGCGGTGAACTCTTCTACGTATGTTCTTCAGGTGATATCGATTATGATGGTTGGTCATCTCGGTGAGCTTTATCTCTCAAGCACCGCCATTGCCGTTTCTTTCTGTAGCGTCACCGGCTTTAGTCTCGTCGTATGTCCctctttcttgatctttttcttttcataagtTATATGATTAGCTTAAGATTCTGAGTTGTGATCAATTTTGTGGTAGTGATCATATATACAGTTTGGATTGGCTAGTGCGTTGGAGACTTTATGTGGTCAAGCTTATGGAGCTAGGCAATTTGAGAAGCTTGGAGTACACACTTACACAGGGATCTTCTCTTTGTATCTTGTGTGTATTCCTTTGTCTGTTCTTTGGAGTTACATGAGTGCTATACTTTCTCTTATTGGACAAGATCCTCTGGTGGCTCAACAAGCAGGAAAGTTTGCAACTTGGCTCATACCCGCGCTCTTTGGTTACGCTACTTTGCAGTCGCTTGTTCGGTTTTACCAAGCGCAGAGTCAGATATTGCCTTTGATTATGAGTTCAATCTCTGCTCTCTGTGTCCATGTTGTCCTCTGCTGGAGTTTAGTCTTTAAGTTTGGTCTTGGGAGCCTCGGTGCAGCTATAGCGATTGGCGTTTCTTACTGGTTTAACGTGACTGTTCTTGGATTATACATGACGTTTTCTTCCAGCTGTAGCAAGACTCGTGCTCCCATCTCCATGAGTGTGTTTAAAGGAATGGGAGAGTTTTTCCGGTTTGGAATCCCATCTGCCTCCATGATTTGGTAATATAAACTTCTCTTCATGACTCTTTTGGTTTAGTCACAGAGTTGTTGACATTTGACTTGAGACTTGTATCTCTTTTGTGTTGAATCAGCCTCGAGTGGTGGTCATTCGAGTTTCTGCTCTTACTCTCTGGGATCTTACCAAATCCGAAGCTAGAGGCCTCTGTTCTCTCAGTCTGGTATGTTCTTtttatcttctaaataattAGGTTTGGAATGGACTGATCAGTTGCTTaacctttcttctttgtttaacaGTCTGTCAACTCAGTCCTCCTTGTACCAAATACCAGAGAGTCTTGGCGCAGCAGCAAGGTTCTTGCTCATTTCCCCTCTTTCTTCGATATTTAGAAAGGGGAGTTATCTATCTAAACATAAAACTCTTCTCTCTGACTTTTGTTGGTGTTGCAGTACAAGAGTTGCAAACGAGTTAGGGGCTGGAAAACCGAAACAAGCTCGAACGGCGGTTTATACAGTAATGGTCATTACAGGTGTAGAATCAATAATGGTGGGTGTAATAGTTTTTGCAGCAAGAAACGTATTTGGCTACCTATTCAGCTCTGAAATCGAAGTTGTGGATTATGTAAGATCAATGGCTCCGTTGGTTGCTTTATCGGTCATATTTGA from Camelina sativa cultivar DH55 chromosome 9, Cs, whole genome shotgun sequence encodes:
- the LOC104712690 gene encoding protein DETOXIFICATION 14-like, encoding MDSREQGLLVVSDGEEVNRKDGFLKEMKRLGYIAGPMVAVNSSTYVLQVISIMMVGHLGELYLSSTAIAVSFCSVTGFSLVFGLASALETLCGQAYGARQFEKLGVHTYTGIFSLYLVCIPLSVLWSYMSAILSLIGQDPLVAQQAGKFATWLIPALFGYATLQSLVRFYQAQSQILPLIMSSISALCVHVVLCWSLVFKFGLGSLGAAIAIGVSYWFNVTVLGLYMTFSSSCSKTRAPISMSVFKGMGEFFRFGIPSASMICLEWWSFEFLLLLSGILPNPKLEASVLSVCLSTQSSLYQIPESLGAAASTRVANELGAGKPKQARTAVYTVMVITGVESIMVGVIVFAARNVFGYLFSSEIEVVDYVRSMAPLVALSVIFDALHAVLSGVARGSGRQDIGAYVNLAAYYLCGIPTAILLAFRFKMGGRGLWIGITVGSFVQAVLLGLIVILTNWKQQAGKARLRVMGGEFNEKDSEEHEEIS